One genomic segment of Rhizobium viscosum includes these proteins:
- a CDS encoding metallophosphoesterase, which produces MTGNASLHTFAIGDVHGRADLLEEMLSGIAGKARNEAIDYRIVFLGDIMDRGPESRKAMDLVIRTLRDRPGSKLIRGNHDALPLRILGEADPAVQADLVNHWRDLGGSETMLSYGLPLDAAITSEEIRHRFGDERLQCLRAAVRYVELDHHILVHAGLKPGIPLAEQDAHTLMWIRDEFLNASTSFGKIVVHGHTITSSARVEIFPNRIAIDTGAFATNILSALKISPSGDVAVLQTTEVRPGSCRFHEGRPLKRSHDDADMPF; this is translated from the coding sequence ATGACCGGAAACGCTTCTCTGCACACATTCGCCATCGGCGATGTCCACGGGCGTGCCGACCTGCTGGAGGAGATGCTGTCAGGCATTGCCGGCAAGGCACGCAACGAGGCTATCGACTACCGGATCGTCTTCCTCGGCGACATCATGGACCGGGGGCCGGAGAGTCGCAAAGCGATGGATCTCGTCATCCGGACGCTGCGCGACAGACCGGGCTCGAAGCTCATACGCGGCAACCACGACGCCCTGCCCCTTCGTATCCTCGGCGAGGCGGACCCGGCCGTCCAGGCAGATCTTGTGAACCACTGGCGGGACCTCGGAGGCAGCGAGACGATGCTGTCCTACGGCCTGCCGCTTGACGCAGCCATCACATCAGAGGAGATCCGACACAGGTTTGGAGACGAGCGCCTGCAATGCCTGCGCGCTGCGGTGCGCTATGTCGAACTCGACCACCACATCCTCGTCCATGCCGGCCTGAAACCCGGCATCCCCCTGGCCGAGCAGGATGCGCATACGCTGATGTGGATCCGCGACGAGTTCCTGAATGCCAGCACTTCATTCGGCAAGATCGTCGTCCATGGGCATACGATCACTTCAAGCGCACGCGTCGAGATCTTCCCGAACCGCATTGCCATCGATACCGGCGCCTTCGCGACGAATATCCTGTCTGCGCTTAAGATCAGCCCATCCGGCGATGTCGCGGTGCTGCAGACAACGGAGGTCCGCCCGGGTTCGTGCCGTTTCCATGAAGGCAGGCCCCTCAAGCGGTCCCATGACGATGCGGATATGCCCTTCTAG
- a CDS encoding GFA family protein → MKRIEMEVSGGCQCGAVRYHATAMHDNSHLCHCRMCQKASGNIFAALVAAPDDALTWTRGKPDVWKSSELVERGFCANCGTPLFFHHLENGRTNLMIGSLDDPHAFAPHANTCTENMVAWFDAITGMENTGATENNGADWAAAIKESSNQHPDHDTTSWAVRGRDGWLLVAGREFPEF, encoded by the coding sequence ATGAAACGCATCGAGATGGAGGTGAGCGGCGGTTGCCAGTGCGGTGCCGTGCGCTACCATGCAACCGCTATGCACGACAATTCGCATCTCTGCCATTGCCGCATGTGCCAGAAAGCTTCGGGCAACATCTTTGCCGCGCTTGTCGCCGCGCCCGATGATGCACTCACCTGGACACGCGGCAAGCCTGATGTCTGGAAAAGCTCGGAGCTTGTCGAGCGCGGCTTCTGCGCCAATTGCGGCACGCCATTGTTTTTCCATCACCTCGAAAACGGTCGCACCAACCTGATGATCGGTTCGCTTGACGATCCCCACGCCTTCGCGCCGCATGCCAATACCTGCACCGAGAACATGGTGGCGTGGTTCGATGCGATCACGGGCATGGAAAATACCGGTGCGACCGAAAACAACGGCGCCGACTGGGCTGCGGCTATCAAGGAGAGCAGCAACCAGCACCCCGATCACGATACTACCTCATGGGCGGTGAGGGGGCGTGACGGCTGGCTCCTTGTAGCCGGACGCGAATTTCCGGAATTTTGA
- a CDS encoding DUF4145 domain-containing protein, translating to MNYLDFFASVLSSLSWPAAIVAVALIFRKEIRSLLPRVRFRHKDTEIDFRLEEAEKAAESLPPPAHELPPPTPEEEDRFERLARISPTSAILELRRSAEEAIKIFARSVPRQHIGGARQILRGLRSANEIDPAAANLLDEILTIGNIAAHESGASFTYDDAIRYRALAQRAIEMIATAVERDANA from the coding sequence ATGAACTATCTCGACTTCTTTGCATCCGTGCTCTCCTCCCTGTCTTGGCCAGCGGCGATTGTTGCGGTTGCTTTGATCTTCCGGAAAGAAATCCGCTCACTTTTGCCGAGGGTGCGCTTTAGGCACAAAGACACCGAAATCGACTTCCGACTTGAGGAAGCGGAGAAGGCGGCCGAGAGCCTGCCTCCTCCCGCCCACGAGTTGCCTCCGCCCACCCCAGAGGAGGAGGATAGGTTTGAAAGACTTGCGAGGATTTCGCCCACTTCAGCGATATTGGAGCTACGCCGATCAGCGGAAGAAGCGATTAAGATTTTTGCTCGAAGTGTGCCGCGACAGCATATCGGCGGCGCTCGACAAATACTGAGAGGTTTACGGTCGGCGAATGAGATCGATCCCGCTGCCGCCAATCTTCTCGACGAAATCCTGACGATTGGAAACATTGCAGCTCATGAGAGCGGGGCTAGCTTTACCTACGACGACGCTATCCGGTATCGAGCGCTTGCCCAGCGGGCGATTGAAATGATCGCAACGGCGGTCGAGCGCGACGCTAATGCGTAG
- a CDS encoding IS630 family transposase (programmed frameshift), whose amino-acid sequence MGQALSDDLRIRVLKASAAGMSARQAAARFGVGISTAIRWIARAKEGELTSRPQGWRRPSAVDAHEEFVVALIEERKDVTLDEMVERLSVERQVKISRSALGAWLRGHGWTFKKKTAHALEQDRPDVLKRRRVWFDGQLDLDPEKLIFIDETGLSTKMARLRGRALRGERCRAGVPHGHWKTTTFTGALRLSGMTAPFVYDGAMNGNVFLAYVEQVLVPTLEIEDVVIMDNLPAHKTAGVRDAIERAGAKLMFLPPYSPDFNPIENAFSKLKAMLRGRAERKIDALWDAVGALIPRFTPAECANYFKAAGYDPD is encoded by the exons ATGGGACAAGCACTGAGCGATGATCTTCGAATACGAGTTTTGAAAGCGTCTGCGGCGGGCATGTCAGCTCGGCAGGCTGCGGCCCGGTTCGGCGTTGGGATTTCAACAGCGATCCGCTGGATTGCGAGAGCCAAAGAGGGTGAGTTGACTTCTCGGCCGCAAGGCTGGAGGCGACCATCGGCAGTGGATGCACACGAAGAATTCGTTGTCGCATTGATCGAAGAGCGCAAGGACGTGACGCTCGATGAAATGGTCGAACGCTTGTCCGTCGAGCGGCAGGTGAAGATCAGCCGCAGCGCACTTGGCGCCTGGCTTCGAGGCCACGGATGGACCTTTA AAAAAAAGACCGCACACGCACTGGAGCAAGATCGGCCGGATGTCCTGAAGCGCCGGCGTGTCTGGTTCGATGGTCAACTGGACCTCGATCCGGAGAAGCTGATCTTCATCGACGAAACCGGCCTTTCGACGAAGATGGCACGGCTACGCGGGCGTGCACTTCGAGGTGAGCGTTGCCGAGCTGGCGTGCCCCACGGCCATTGGAAGACAACGACTTTCACCGGCGCGTTGCGCCTCAGCGGAATGACCGCACCGTTTGTCTACGATGGCGCGATGAACGGTAATGTCTTCCTTGCTTATGTCGAACAGGTGCTGGTGCCGACCCTGGAGATCGAAGACGTGGTCATCATGGATAACCTCCCGGCACACAAGACAGCCGGTGTACGCGATGCCATCGAACGTGCAGGCGCCAAGCTTATGTTCCTTCCGCCCTACAGCCCGGACTTCAATCCCATAGAGAACGCATTCTCGAAGCTGAAAGCCATGCTGCGAGGCCGCGCGGAGCGAAAGATCGATGCCCTGTGGGATGCAGTCGGCGCCTTGATACCCCGCTTCACTCCCGCAGAATGCGCCAACTACTTCAAGGCCGCAGGATATGACCCGGATTGA